A genomic segment from Aegilops tauschii subsp. strangulata cultivar AL8/78 chromosome 1, Aet v6.0, whole genome shotgun sequence encodes:
- the LOC109781854 gene encoding uncharacterized protein, producing the protein MGLPLPRRCCNCGDPVTMPYLGGHGRAAAAEGGEQRPSWVSHLAAADFSKPCSRDRVCDTCGGAAFCGHCCEEHHRGHVTSPAPTEDDATDHRRDSFCIGCRVAFCSELCAHHGVGHEVIPVDEYEGWHCARCTGSEQWFPIFAGVQTFQDNEGNLLVPLHRKPAAVAKPVEDGPCPPPWMFELVTTDFAKTCARDRVCNTCGGAPFCGHCCGEHHPGHDTTTSIPEEKDGSEAAVVHRRDSFCTGCRVAFCSDLCAHHASGEGHEVIPIDEFVEWHCVRCTGSEWWFPALHCLLRLAFVDEHGNLFVPFQWIKNGEDAEELPWWMTHLGTADFSKTCTRDRVCNTCGGAAFCEHCCGEHHRGHDTIAAATNEMESSVAPAGYRRDSFCIGCGLAFCSELCGHHAGGEGHEIIPVDVYGDRHFLRCTGSEPWFASAFGDIETYEDKDGNLMVPGERKRSMIPEPGLRYATRHCGGTTVPPAAANPVDF; encoded by the exons ATGGGGCTGCCGCTGCCGCGTCGCTGCTGCAACTGCGGAGATCCGGTGACCATGCCCTACCTCGGCGGCCACggaagggcggcggcggcggagggcggaGAGCAGCGCCCTTCCTGGGTCTCTCATCTCGCCGCCGCGGACTTCTCCAAGCCGTGCTCCAGGGACCGCGTCTGCGACACGTGCGGCGGCGCCGCCTTCTGCGGCCACTGCTGCGAGGAGCACCACCGCGGCCACGTCACCTCCCCCGCCCCCACCGAGGACGACGCCACCGACCACCGGAGGGATTCCTTCTGCATCGGCTGCCGCGTCGCGTTCTGCTCCGAGCTGTGCGCGCACCACGGCGTGGGCCACGAGGTCATCCCCGTCGACGAGTACGAAGGATGGCACTGCGCGCGATGCACCGGGTCGGAGCAGTGGTTCCCCATCTTCGCTGGCGTCCAG ACATTCCAGGACAACGAGGGCAATCTGCTGGTGCCGCTGCACCGGAAGCCGGCTGCAGTTGCAAAGCCGGTCGAGGACGGACCGTGCCCTCCTCCGTGGATGTTCGAGCTCGTCACCACCGACTTCGCCAAGACGTGCGCCCGGGACCGGGTGTGCAACACCTGCGGCGGCGCCCCCTTCTGTGGGCATTGCTGCGGGGAGCACCATCCAGGCCACGACACCACCACCTCCATCCCGGAGGAGAAGGACGGCTCGGAGGCGGCCGTGGTGCACCGGAGAGACTCGTTCTGCACGGGCTGCCGCGTGGCCTTCTGCTCCGACCTGTGCGCGCACCACGCAAGCGGCGAGGGTCACGAGGTCATCCCCATCGACGAGTTCGTCGAGTGGCACTGCGTGCGATGCACCGGCTCCGAGTGGTGGTTCCCCGCATTGCACTGCTTGCTCAGGCTG GCTTTCGTGGACGAGCATGGCAACCTGTTCGTACCTTTCCAGTGGATCAAGAATGGTGAGGACGCCGAGGAGTTGCCTTGGTGGATGACTCACCTCGGGACCGCAGACTTCTCCAAGACGTGCACCAGGGACCGCGTCTGTAACACCTGCGGCGGCGCCGCCTTCTGCGAGCACTGCTGCGGGGAGCACCACCGAGGCCACGACACCATCGCCGCCGCCACGAACGAGATGGAGAGTTCGGTAGCACCCGCGGGGTACCGGAGGGACTCGTTTTGCATCGGTTGCGGCCTCGCCTTCTGCTCCGAGCTGTGCGGGCACCACGCGGGTGGCGAGGGCCACGAGATCATCCCCGTCGACGTCTACGGCGACCGGCACTTCCTGCGATGCACCGGGTCAGAGCCGTGGTTCGCCTCCGCCTTCGGGGACATCGAG ACTTACGAGGACAAGGACGGCAACCTGATGGTGCCCGGGGAACGAAAGCGGTCCATGATCCCGGAGCCGGGCCTGAGGTACGCCACTCGCCACTGCGGCGGAACCACCGTGCCGCCGGCCGCGGCGAACCCGGTCGACTTCTAG